One window of the Corynebacterium glutamicum ATCC 13032 genome contains the following:
- a CDS encoding type 1 glutamine amidotransferase: MTTLNIGLILPDVLGTYGDDGNALVLRQRARMRGINAEIQRVTLDDAVPSTLDLYCLGGGEDTAQILATEHLTKDGGLQTAAAAGRPIFAVCAGLQVLGDSFRAAGRVIDGLGLIDATTVSLQKRAIGEVETTPTRAGFTAELTERLTGFENHMGATLLGPDAEPLGRVVRGEGNTDVWAASENTDDQRQQFAEGAVQGSIIATYMHGPALARNPQLADLMLAKAMGVALKDLEPLDIDVIDRLRAERLA, translated from the coding sequence ATGACCACCCTCAACATCGGCCTCATCCTCCCCGACGTCCTCGGAACTTACGGCGACGACGGCAACGCACTAGTCCTGCGCCAACGCGCACGCATGCGTGGCATTAATGCTGAAATCCAGCGCGTCACCCTCGACGACGCCGTCCCTTCCACCCTTGATCTCTACTGCCTCGGCGGCGGCGAGGACACCGCACAGATCCTTGCCACCGAACACCTCACCAAAGACGGCGGCCTCCAAACCGCAGCCGCCGCAGGCCGCCCCATCTTCGCAGTCTGCGCAGGTCTCCAGGTACTCGGCGACTCCTTCCGCGCCGCCGGCCGTGTCATCGACGGCCTTGGGCTTATCGACGCCACCACCGTCTCTTTACAAAAACGCGCCATCGGAGAAGTCGAAACGACACCAACCCGCGCCGGATTCACCGCCGAGCTGACCGAACGACTCACCGGCTTCGAAAACCACATGGGCGCCACCCTGCTCGGCCCCGACGCCGAACCACTCGGCCGAGTCGTCCGCGGCGAAGGCAACACCGATGTCTGGGCAGCCTCCGAAAACACCGACGACCAACGCCAACAATTCGCCGAAGGCGCCGTCCAAGGCAGCATCATCGCCACCTACATGCACGGCCCCGCACTCGCCCGAAACCCCCAACTCGCCGACCTCATGCTCGCAAAAGCAATGGGTGTCGCGCTGAAAGACCTGGAGCCTTTGGACATCGACGTCATCGACCGCCTCCGCGCCGAACGCCTGGCGTAG
- a CDS encoding DNA polymerase III subunit epsilon (3'-5' exonuclease of DNA polymerase III), protein MSTTSESQDHAARIEAERQEAIEAAPFVSVSIQSSGIHPSTSRMVTIDLVTLSPNLEPVETFHAVLDSKTDPGPFHLHGVTEEEFASAKRFGQILKSLDRLIDGRTLLIHNAARSWGFIVSEAKRAMNDAARANRNSNRGNRRGGRGRRRQRVGHIPKPLVIVDTLASARRQAIALDDVRIRGVAHTLGLDAPAAEASVERAQVSHRQLCREETLLVARLYGALKQSGPLAEIDPQSLRADKFGLQRSIIRVQAQEASPTLVNPGTYEPGKTLIAGMEVVVAPEIEMDPDIIIQACVDADLSYSEKLTRQTSVVVCNQTRDIDGKAMHAQRKGIPLLSDVAFLAAVKRVKEGKKVDVEKR, encoded by the coding sequence ATGAGCACCACTTCGGAATCACAAGATCACGCCGCAAGAATCGAAGCTGAGCGCCAAGAAGCTATTGAGGCGGCTCCTTTTGTTTCCGTCAGCATTCAATCAAGTGGAATCCACCCATCGACTTCACGCATGGTCACCATTGATTTGGTAACGCTGTCCCCTAATTTGGAGCCGGTGGAAACTTTTCATGCCGTGTTGGATTCCAAAACTGATCCTGGCCCCTTCCACCTTCATGGCGTGACAGAGGAAGAATTTGCCAGCGCTAAGCGTTTCGGCCAGATTTTGAAAAGCTTGGACCGCCTCATCGATGGTCGTACCCTGTTGATCCACAATGCTGCGCGAAGTTGGGGCTTTATTGTTTCCGAAGCCAAGCGCGCTATGAATGATGCTGCGCGCGCCAATCGCAACAGCAATCGTGGAAATCGCCGTGGTGGTCGCGGACGCCGCAGGCAGCGCGTGGGGCACATCCCAAAGCCGCTGGTGATCGTCGATACGCTTGCATCGGCGCGTCGACAAGCAATCGCTTTAGACGACGTGCGCATCCGGGGTGTCGCACACACCCTCGGCCTTGACGCGCCTGCAGCGGAGGCGTCGGTGGAACGCGCGCAGGTGTCGCACCGCCAGTTGTGCCGCGAAGAAACTTTGCTTGTGGCACGGCTTTATGGTGCGTTGAAGCAGTCAGGACCGCTGGCGGAAATCGATCCCCAGTCCTTGCGCGCCGATAAGTTTGGTTTGCAACGCTCGATCATCCGGGTGCAGGCGCAGGAAGCTTCGCCAACGCTGGTCAACCCTGGTACGTATGAGCCGGGAAAGACGCTGATCGCTGGGATGGAAGTTGTGGTCGCGCCGGAAATTGAGATGGATCCGGACATCATTATCCAAGCGTGCGTCGATGCAGATTTGTCCTATTCTGAGAAGCTCACCCGGCAAACCTCAGTGGTGGTGTGCAATCAAACCCGCGACATTGACGGCAAAGCGATGCATGCCCAGCGTAAAGGAATTCCGCTGCTGTCCGATGTTGCCTTCTTAGCAGCTGTTAAAAGGGTAAAAGAAGGGAAGAAAGTGGACGTCGAAAAGCGCTAG
- a CDS encoding Mur ligase family protein, producing MKLSLPAPLRRLRSAAAIISAKVATSASKATGRGSGGMIGGLVASKVDPDIMSNLINNRPTVLVTGTNGKSTTTRMLAAAMRSTYTVATNEGGDNMDAGIISALLAGRNASHVVLEVDELHVPAAIERLKPDALVLLNLSRDQLDRVGEINKIERVLRDAVRSRPEMTVIANCDDVLVTSVAFDAENVIWVGAGTGWQGESATCPRTESRILHDGRHWSAEKTLLDGRTFARPTPSWEVDGDTIHSPSGDLTLDLNLPGQANRGNAAQAIAASTVFNVPVSSALPAVNSVNNVAGRYSTITVGEHKVHLLLAKNPAGWQEALSMVDRTADGLVIVVNGQVADGEDLSWLWDVRFEDFENLSVKASGERGTDLAVRLTYAEIDHELISNPVDAIAACPPGRIEVLANYTAFRDLKKALEKGTEQ from the coding sequence ATGAAGCTTTCACTGCCTGCACCCCTACGCCGTTTACGCAGCGCTGCCGCCATCATCTCAGCAAAAGTTGCGACATCCGCGTCCAAAGCCACAGGTCGCGGATCCGGTGGCATGATCGGCGGACTGGTGGCCAGCAAGGTAGACCCGGACATCATGTCCAACCTCATCAACAACCGCCCAACAGTGCTGGTCACGGGCACAAATGGCAAGTCCACCACCACCCGCATGCTGGCCGCCGCGATGCGCAGCACTTACACCGTCGCCACCAATGAAGGCGGCGACAACATGGACGCCGGCATCATTTCTGCGCTGCTCGCTGGCCGAAACGCCTCACACGTGGTCTTGGAAGTCGATGAGCTGCACGTACCCGCCGCCATCGAACGCCTCAAGCCCGACGCCCTCGTGCTGCTCAACCTTTCCCGCGACCAGCTCGACCGCGTTGGCGAAATTAACAAAATCGAACGTGTCCTGCGCGATGCCGTGCGCTCTCGACCTGAGATGACCGTCATCGCCAACTGCGACGACGTCCTCGTTACCTCCGTGGCTTTCGACGCCGAAAACGTCATCTGGGTCGGCGCCGGCACCGGCTGGCAAGGTGAATCCGCCACCTGCCCACGCACCGAATCCCGCATCCTCCACGACGGACGCCACTGGAGCGCCGAAAAGACGCTTCTCGACGGCCGCACCTTCGCACGCCCCACCCCCTCATGGGAGGTTGACGGTGATACCATCCATTCACCATCCGGCGATCTCACCTTGGATCTCAACCTCCCAGGTCAGGCCAACCGTGGCAACGCGGCACAAGCAATCGCAGCCTCCACCGTATTTAATGTGCCCGTTTCCTCCGCACTGCCCGCAGTCAACTCCGTCAACAACGTTGCTGGACGCTATTCCACCATCACTGTCGGTGAACACAAGGTCCACCTCCTGCTCGCCAAAAACCCAGCAGGCTGGCAAGAAGCCCTCTCCATGGTTGATCGCACAGCTGATGGCTTAGTCATCGTCGTCAATGGCCAGGTTGCCGACGGCGAAGACCTCTCCTGGCTTTGGGACGTCCGCTTCGAAGACTTCGAAAACCTCTCCGTCAAAGCCTCCGGCGAGCGCGGCACCGACCTGGCAGTCCGCCTCACCTACGCCGAAATCGACCACGAACTCATCTCCAACCCCGTCGACGCCATCGCAGCCTGCCCTCCTGGCCGCATCGAAGTCCTCGCCAACTACACCGCATTCCGAGACCTCAAAAAGGCTCTGGAGAAAGGGACCGAACAATAA